A single window of Theropithecus gelada isolate Dixy chromosome 9, Tgel_1.0, whole genome shotgun sequence DNA harbors:
- the PFKFB3 gene encoding 6-phosphofructo-2-kinase/fructose-2,6-bisphosphatase 3 isoform X4, whose translation MPFRKACGPKLTNSPTVIVMVGLPARGKTYISKKLTRYLNWIGVPTKVFNVGEYRREAVKQYSSYNFFRPDNEEAMKVRKQCALAALRDVKSYLAKEGGQIAVFDATNTTRERRHMILHFAKENDFKAFFIESVCDDPTVVASNIMEVKISSPDYKDCNSAEAMDDFMKRISCYEASYQPLDPDKCDRDLSLIKVIDVGRRFLVNRVQDHIQSRIVYYLMNIHVQPRTIYLCRHGENEHNLQGRIGGDSGLSSRGKKFASALSKFVEEQNLKDLRVWTSQLKSTIQTAEALRLPYEQWKALNEIDAGVCEELTYEEIRDTYPEEYALREQDKYYYRYPTGESYQDLVQRLEPVIMELERQENVLVICHQAVLRCLLAYFLDKSAEEMPYLKCPLHTVLKLTPVAYGCRVESIYLNVESVSTHRERSEDAKKGPNPLMRRNSVTPLASPEPTKKPRINSFEEHVASTSAALPSCLPPEVPTQLPGQNMKGSRSSADSSRKH comes from the exons TTTTCAACGTCGGGGAATATCGCCGGGAGGCTGTGAAGCAGTACAGCTCCTACAACTTCTTCCGCCCCGACAATGAGGAAGCCATGAAAGTCCGGAA GCAGTGTGCCTTAGCTGCCTTGAGAGATGTCAAAAGCTACCTGGCGAAAGAAGGGGGACAAATTGCG GTTTTCGATGCCACCAATACTACCAGAGAGAGGAGACACATGATCCTTCATTTTGCCAAAGAAAATGACTTTAAG GCATTTTTCATCGAGTCCGTGTGTGACGACCCTACAGTTGTGGCCTCCAATATCATG GAAGTTAAAATCTCCAGCCCGGATTACAAAGACTGCAACTCCGCAGAAGCCATGGACGACTTCATGAAGAGGATCAGTTGCTATGAAGCCAGCTACCAGCCCCTGGACCCCGACAAATGCGACAG GGACTTGTCGCTGATCAAGGTGATTGACGTGGGCCGGAGGTTCCTGGTGAACCGGGTGCAGGACCACATCCAGAGCCGCATCGTGTACTACCTGATGAACATCCACGTGCAGCCGCGCACCATCTACCTGTGCCGGCACGGCGAGAACGAGCACAACCTCCAGGGCCGCATCGGGGGCGACTCGGGCCTGTCCAGCCGGGGCAAGAAG TTTGCCAGCGCCCTGAGCAAGTTCGTGGAGGAGCAAAACCTGAAGGACCTGCGCGTGTGGACCAGCCAGCTCAAGAGCACCATCCAGACGGCCGAGGCGCTGCGGCTGCCGTATGAGCAGTGGAAGGCGCTCAATGAGATCGACGCG GGCGTCTGTGAGGAGCTGACCTACGAGGAGATCAGGGACACCTACCCTGAGGAGTACGCGCTGCGGGAGCAGGACAAGTACTACTACCGCTACCCCACCGGGGAG TCCTACCAGGACCTGGTCCAGCGCCTGGAGCCGGTGATCATGGAGCTGGAGCGGCAGGAGAACGTGCTGGTCATCTGCCACCAGGCCGTCCTGCGCTGCCTGCTGGCCTACTTCCTGGATAAGAGCGCAG AGGAGATGCCCTACCTGAAATGCCCTCTTCACACTGTCCTGAAACTGACGCCTGTCGCTTATG GCTGCCGTGTGGAATCCATCTATCTGAATGTGGAGTCCGTCAGCACGCACCGGGAGAGGTCAGAG GATGCAAAGAAGGGACCTAACCCGCTCATGAGACGCAATAGTGTCACCCCGCTAGCCAGCCCCGAGCCCACCAAAAAGCCTCGCATCAACAGCTTTGAGGAGCATGTGGCCTCCACCTCGGCCGCCCTGCCCAGCTGCCTGCCCCCGGAGGTGCCCACGCAGCTGCCCGGACAA AACATGAAAGGCTCCCGGAGCAGCGCCGACTCCTCCAGGAAACACTGA